In Rhodospirillaceae bacterium, a single genomic region encodes these proteins:
- a CDS encoding KpsF/GutQ family sugar-phosphate isomerase, with protein sequence MNSPKATALTTGTDDVGDVASGLDSAERVLRLEIEGLQDLANSLDDQFSKALEVIAAMTGHAVVTGMGKSGHIACKIAATLSSTGTPALFVHPAEASHGDLGMIREGDVVVALSNSGETTELGSLIDYTKRFEIPLIAMTRNVGSTLAKAATVALILPESTEACPMGLAPTTSTTALLALGDAIAVALLERKGFSPDDFHVFHPGGKLGQQLLKVADLMHAGDALPLVTRNVVMADALLVITAKSFGCVGVTGDDGQLVGVITDGDLRRHMSADLLAAKAGDIMAGGFKNIHASALAGEALRVMNAGKITNLFVVEDGKPVGILHIHDCLRAGVA encoded by the coding sequence ATGAATTCACCTAAAGCCACGGCTCTTACTACTGGTACAGACGACGTTGGTGATGTGGCGTCCGGTCTCGACTCGGCAGAGCGGGTACTTCGTCTCGAAATCGAAGGACTTCAGGACTTAGCGAACAGTCTTGATGATCAATTTTCCAAAGCGCTTGAAGTCATCGCCGCTATGACTGGCCACGCGGTTGTTACCGGGATGGGTAAAAGTGGTCACATCGCCTGCAAGATCGCGGCGACTCTTTCATCCACAGGAACACCCGCGCTGTTTGTCCATCCTGCAGAAGCCAGCCACGGCGATCTCGGCATGATCCGCGAAGGTGACGTGGTGGTCGCCTTGTCTAATTCAGGCGAGACCACCGAATTGGGCAGCCTGATTGATTACACCAAGCGATTTGAAATTCCCTTGATCGCCATGACGCGCAATGTCGGGAGCACACTTGCCAAGGCGGCCACGGTCGCGTTGATCCTGCCAGAAAGCACTGAAGCCTGTCCTATGGGATTGGCACCAACAACATCAACCACAGCACTGTTAGCGTTGGGTGATGCTATTGCGGTGGCGCTTTTAGAACGCAAAGGATTTTCACCAGATGATTTCCATGTATTCCACCCTGGCGGGAAGCTAGGCCAGCAACTCTTGAAAGTTGCCGATTTGATGCATGCGGGGGATGCCTTGCCATTGGTCACACGCAACGTTGTGATGGCGGATGCGTTGTTGGTCATAACGGCGAAAAGTTTTGGCTGCGTCGGTGTGACCGGCGACGACGGTCAACTGGTAGGCGTGATTACCGATGGCGATTTGCGGCGACACATGAGCGCTGATCTTTTGGCGGCGAAAGCTGGCGACATCATGGCCGGAGGGTTCAAAAATATCCACGCCAGCGCCCTTGCGGGCGAGGCATTGCGGGTCATGAACGCTGGGAAAATTACCAATTTATTTGTGGTTGAAGACGGCAAGCCTGTCGGCATCCTGCATATTCACGATTGCCTGCGCGCAGGCGTGGCGTGA